In uncultured Methanobacterium sp., a genomic segment contains:
- a CDS encoding ribonuclease P — translation MRRGRRPRWMIKIASERMEILFQRAEEEFALHPERSNRYVEMSRKIATKYNLKMPSSWRGRFCRNCNHFLKPGFNSQVRLKDSMVNIKCMECGEIMRKPYIKEKKAKRRNKIESRTFQEGTDA, via the coding sequence TTGAGAAGGGGAAGAAGACCGCGATGGATGATAAAAATAGCTTCAGAACGTATGGAAATCCTTTTCCAGCGTGCTGAAGAGGAATTTGCTCTTCACCCCGAACGTTCCAATAGATACGTGGAAATGTCTCGAAAAATAGCCACCAAATACAACCTGAAAATGCCATCCTCATGGAGGGGACGGTTCTGCAGGAACTGTAATCACTTCCTGAAACCTGGTTTTAACTCTCAGGTTCGCCTGAAAGATTCAATGGTAAACATAAAGTGCATGGAATGTGGAGAAATCATGAGAAAGCCTTATATAAAAGAAAAAAAGGCAAAACGGAGGAATAAAATTGAATCCCGCACATTCCAAGAAGGAACTGATGCATAG
- a CDS encoding AAA family ATPase, protein MIILLTGTPGTGKTTISHLLAEKLGCQLVDINHLVEEKHLYTGLDPEKDYKIVDMDALERELFRIVGSENIVDPKKDSIKDSNKSSIKDSIKASIKTSIKDSIKASAKDSHNDSSKDLTINSTKNSCIIIEGHLSHYFPRADLVVVFRTEPTTLSERLRKRGWKETKIRENLEAEALDICTWEAHEIHQEKVNEVETTKITPEEVIDVLLNVIYGKKSFPAGKIDFSGYLGG, encoded by the coding sequence ATGATTATACTCCTTACTGGAACCCCTGGAACCGGTAAAACTACAATTTCCCATTTGCTGGCAGAAAAGTTAGGTTGCCAGCTGGTGGATATCAACCATCTGGTTGAAGAGAAACATCTATACACTGGTTTAGACCCAGAAAAAGACTACAAGATCGTTGACATGGATGCTTTGGAAAGAGAGCTTTTTCGGATCGTAGGTTCGGAAAATATAGTTGATCCTAAAAAGGATTCCATCAAGGATTCTAATAAATCTTCCATCAAGGATTCTATTAAAGCTTCCATTAAAACTTCCATCAAGGATTCCATTAAAGCTTCCGCTAAGGATTCTCATAATGATTCTAGTAAAGATCTCACTATAAATTCCACTAAAAATTCTTGTATAATAATTGAAGGCCACCTCTCACATTATTTTCCTCGGGCTGATCTGGTGGTTGTTTTCAGGACTGAACCTACTACTCTCTCAGAAAGACTCAGGAAAAGAGGATGGAAGGAAACTAAAATCCGTGAAAACCTGGAAGCAGAGGCCCTTGATATTTGCACATGGGAAGCCCATGAAATACATCAAGAGAAAGTAAACGAAGTTGAAACCACCAAGATAACTCCTGAAGAAGTAATTGATGTTCTTTTAAATGTTATTTATGGTAAAAAATCATTCCCTGCGGGTAAAATTGATTTTTCTGGATATTTAGGGGGATAA
- a CDS encoding sulfide-dependent adenosine diphosphate thiazole synthase, whose amino-acid sequence MKLDDIIVSKGIVAGYMEELLDYMEMDVAIGGGGPSGLTAGYYLAKAGFKVALFEKKLSMGGGMWGGGMMFNKIVVQEEGKRILDEMGIRSQEYQEGYYLADSVESASTICSKACQAGLKVFNLMEIEDVMIKEKGVEGLVINWSPVEMAGLHVDPITIGARAVIDATGHPCEVVKVLERKMEAPLKTETGKIMGEKSMWADVAEQRIMGNVTEVYPGMYVTGMAANAVHGSPRMGPIFGGMLLSGEKVAEILIEKLK is encoded by the coding sequence ATGAAACTGGATGATATCATAGTCTCAAAGGGAATAGTAGCTGGATACATGGAAGAACTTTTAGATTACATGGAAATGGATGTTGCCATTGGTGGAGGAGGACCTTCCGGTCTCACCGCAGGATATTATCTGGCTAAGGCAGGATTTAAAGTAGCCTTATTTGAGAAAAAGCTCAGTATGGGTGGTGGAATGTGGGGTGGAGGTATGATGTTCAACAAGATCGTGGTCCAGGAAGAAGGAAAACGTATCCTTGATGAAATGGGCATCCGCAGCCAGGAATATCAGGAAGGATACTATCTGGCAGATTCCGTAGAATCAGCTTCCACTATCTGTTCCAAAGCCTGTCAGGCTGGACTCAAAGTCTTCAACCTCATGGAAATCGAAGATGTGATGATCAAGGAGAAAGGTGTGGAAGGACTGGTAATCAACTGGAGCCCTGTGGAAATGGCAGGACTACATGTGGATCCCATCACCATCGGAGCCAGGGCAGTGATAGATGCCACAGGACACCCCTGTGAAGTGGTAAAGGTTCTGGAGAGAAAAATGGAAGCCCCCCTTAAAACTGAAACTGGTAAAATAATGGGAGAAAAATCCATGTGGGCAGATGTAGCCGAACAGAGGATAATGGGCAATGTTACTGAAGTGTACCCTGGAATGTACGTCACAGGAATGGCAGCCAATGCAGTGCATGGTTCACCTCGTATGGGGCCTATATTTGGTGGTATGCTCTTATCTGGGGAAAAAGTAGCGGAAATCTTGATTGAAAAACTGAAATGA
- a CDS encoding GTP-binding protein has protein sequence MDIEDKIHKIEEEITKTPYNKATSHHIGKLKAKISKLREESIKRGSSGTKGRGFTLKKSGDSTVVLVGFPSVGKSTILNQLTNAQSKIGAYEFTTLDVIPGVMEYRGAQIQIFDIPGIIAGASKGKGRGREILSVARNADLIVMVLDVFNPHHQELIMDELINIGIRPNQTAPDVNVKRRKIGGVKVASTVPLTHMDEGTIRSILNEYGVHSADVLIREDVTIDRFIDSLDNSIVYVPLLLVVNKIDLADPSYLNDLQQNMQNALYIAADKGMMMEELKEEIFDHLKLIRIYLKPQGKKADLEDPLIVRKGSTVEDVAGKLHREFLKNFRHAKVWGNSVKFPGQKVGLDHVMEDKDVLRLIIKK, from the coding sequence ATGGACATCGAAGACAAGATCCACAAGATCGAAGAGGAGATCACCAAAACTCCCTACAACAAGGCCACATCCCACCACATTGGGAAACTAAAGGCAAAAATCTCGAAGTTAAGGGAAGAATCAATAAAAAGAGGCTCATCCGGCACTAAAGGAAGAGGATTCACTCTTAAAAAGAGTGGAGATTCCACTGTGGTTCTGGTAGGCTTCCCTTCAGTGGGAAAATCAACCATACTCAACCAGCTCACCAATGCGCAGTCCAAAATAGGAGCTTATGAGTTCACGACCCTGGATGTCATCCCCGGAGTTATGGAATACCGTGGAGCTCAAATACAGATATTTGACATTCCCGGTATAATCGCCGGTGCTTCCAAGGGAAAGGGTAGGGGAAGAGAGATCCTCTCTGTAGCTCGTAATGCAGACCTTATAGTAATGGTTCTGGATGTTTTCAACCCGCACCATCAGGAACTGATCATGGATGAACTGATTAACATTGGAATCAGACCTAACCAAACTGCTCCTGATGTTAATGTGAAACGAAGAAAAATAGGTGGAGTTAAAGTAGCGTCCACAGTACCCCTTACTCACATGGACGAGGGAACAATACGCTCCATACTCAATGAGTACGGGGTGCACAGTGCGGATGTACTGATTAGGGAAGATGTTACCATTGATCGTTTCATAGATTCCCTTGATAATAGTATTGTATATGTCCCTCTCTTACTGGTGGTGAACAAAATAGACCTGGCAGATCCATCCTACCTGAATGATCTTCAGCAAAACATGCAGAATGCACTTTACATAGCTGCAGATAAGGGAATGATGATGGAGGAGCTTAAGGAAGAAATTTTTGACCATTTAAAACTTATCAGAATTTATCTTAAGCCTCAGGGTAAGAAAGCTGATCTGGAAGATCCCTTAATTGTGAGGAAGGGATCTACTGTGGAGGATGTGGCTGGTAAGTTGCACCGTGAATTCCTTAAAAACTTCCGTCATGCGAAAGTATGGGGTAATTCCGTGAAATTCCCCGGTCAGAAGGTTGGACTGGATCATGTGATGGAAGATAAGGATGTTTTACGTTTAATTATCAAGAAATAG
- a CDS encoding STT3 domain-containing protein encodes MDTKNILTKLKPIIIVLLIFSLVFLLRAEASGISGVPDQMKTYFQEDSGLPYFSEMDSYYNYRLTNNFINHGYMGDAIVNGTDWDLHSYFPPGRSAEYPPLLIWVTAFLYKLANLFGDFPLLVVSFWTSAIIASLCVIPAYFFIKSISNEYGGIAAAVLVGVSTFYFSHTFAGFFDTDMFGMVLPLLVIWFFSVSITTTKNRKKMLYAVYAGISMLLFAIAWSGWWYIFYLVIGVAIVYMLVSKYLFQMDTFKSWKGYSSKKQWLLEQPVLLPLLIFVVLSSILMFLFWGNLFSSQLTEPLSVLQLQSATQGTAYPNVFISVGELQIPSAGTVVADVGGIFPFAFGILGLLMIFWNLRIKKDKGKKVKAKGKNKPPKKDRKPRRARKSTKSEETKETKSEQKGFGGMIPPEKRGNYLYYAILFSVWLLITAYAFTKGVRFVEAFSLPIALCAGIFVGFLADYLKNQIEKPAYQYIAIALVLVLVCYGPVSSANAISNSVVPGTDDAMVNTLTWVKNNTPSNAVMTSWWDYGHLFAVKADRGVTFDGGSQNNARAYWVGKALSTNNEALSAGILKMLASSGDNGYMTVENFTNNTGKTVEIMDKILVVDKTSAQNILTSQYGMTTQQAQNVLQYTHPDNVTQDLFVTSLDMVGKAGWWSYFGNWNFTSNNSTNSIYSLAQANATSENNAATIQGENNVTVVINGTNVTGGLQVSKNKIAPPHRIIIVTDGKTVSDTVVNNQSSFSILVVKQDNNLITVVMSKDLEDSMFTRLFFMQGAGLTHFKLAHKEPAEGISEVMVWNVS; translated from the coding sequence ATGGATACAAAGAACATCTTAACCAAACTAAAACCTATCATAATAGTCCTCCTTATATTTTCTTTAGTATTCCTCCTTCGGGCGGAGGCATCTGGCATCTCGGGAGTGCCAGACCAGATGAAAACTTATTTCCAGGAAGACAGTGGTCTTCCTTACTTTAGTGAAATGGATTCGTACTATAACTACCGTTTAACAAATAATTTTATCAATCACGGTTATATGGGGGATGCCATTGTAAATGGTACAGATTGGGATTTGCATTCCTATTTCCCTCCGGGAAGATCAGCAGAATACCCTCCCCTGCTCATATGGGTCACGGCATTCCTCTACAAGTTAGCTAATTTATTCGGGGACTTCCCATTACTGGTGGTTAGTTTCTGGACATCAGCAATCATAGCCTCACTCTGTGTTATACCAGCTTATTTCTTTATCAAGAGTATAAGCAATGAATATGGTGGTATCGCTGCGGCAGTGCTAGTAGGAGTTTCAACATTCTACTTCTCCCACACCTTTGCAGGTTTCTTTGACACAGACATGTTTGGTATGGTTCTACCACTTCTGGTGATATGGTTCTTCAGCGTAAGTATCACCACAACCAAGAACAGGAAAAAAATGCTTTATGCGGTTTACGCAGGTATTTCAATGCTGTTATTTGCCATAGCATGGTCCGGATGGTGGTACATATTCTACCTGGTGATTGGTGTCGCGATAGTGTACATGCTCGTCTCCAAGTACCTATTCCAGATGGATACCTTCAAATCATGGAAAGGATATTCCAGCAAGAAACAATGGTTACTTGAACAACCAGTACTACTCCCATTACTCATATTTGTGGTTTTAAGTTCAATACTAATGTTCCTTTTCTGGGGAAATTTATTCTCCTCCCAGCTAACCGAACCTTTAAGCGTACTTCAACTCCAATCAGCTACCCAGGGCACAGCATATCCCAATGTATTCATATCAGTAGGTGAGCTGCAGATCCCAAGTGCAGGCACAGTAGTGGCAGATGTGGGTGGAATATTCCCATTTGCCTTCGGAATACTGGGACTACTGATGATCTTCTGGAACCTGAGGATCAAAAAAGACAAGGGGAAAAAAGTTAAAGCCAAAGGAAAAAACAAACCCCCTAAAAAGGATCGAAAACCTAGAAGGGCAAGAAAATCCACAAAAAGTGAAGAAACCAAGGAAACTAAATCTGAACAAAAAGGATTTGGAGGGATGATACCTCCTGAAAAACGGGGTAATTATCTGTATTATGCCATACTTTTCTCAGTATGGTTATTAATCACAGCTTATGCATTTACTAAGGGTGTAAGATTTGTGGAAGCATTCTCTCTCCCCATAGCACTCTGTGCAGGAATTTTCGTGGGATTCCTTGCTGATTACCTGAAAAATCAGATAGAAAAACCAGCATACCAGTATATAGCAATTGCTTTAGTACTGGTACTGGTATGTTACGGTCCAGTAAGCTCGGCCAATGCAATTTCCAACTCAGTAGTGCCTGGAACTGATGATGCAATGGTCAATACACTTACCTGGGTAAAAAACAACACCCCTTCCAATGCAGTGATGACATCCTGGTGGGATTATGGGCACCTGTTTGCTGTGAAGGCAGATAGAGGAGTCACATTTGATGGAGGTTCCCAAAACAATGCACGTGCATACTGGGTTGGTAAAGCTTTATCCACCAATAACGAAGCCCTTTCTGCAGGTATACTCAAGATGTTAGCCTCCAGTGGTGATAATGGTTATATGACTGTGGAAAACTTCACTAATAACACCGGTAAAACTGTTGAAATTATGGATAAAATTCTGGTTGTTGATAAAACGTCAGCCCAGAACATACTGACCTCTCAGTATGGAATGACCACCCAACAGGCACAGAATGTCTTACAGTACACACATCCGGATAATGTCACACAGGATCTATTTGTTACTAGTCTGGACATGGTTGGTAAAGCTGGTTGGTGGTCCTACTTTGGAAACTGGAACTTCACCAGTAATAATTCCACCAACTCCATCTATTCACTGGCACAGGCTAATGCCACCAGTGAAAACAACGCAGCTACCATTCAGGGTGAAAATAATGTAACCGTCGTGATCAATGGTACCAATGTTACTGGCGGTCTGCAGGTGAGTAAAAATAAGATCGCTCCACCTCATCGTATAATCATAGTTACTGATGGTAAAACTGTATCAGATACTGTTGTTAACAACCAGAGTTCATTTTCCATACTGGTGGTTAAGCAGGATAACAACCTGATTACAGTGGTGATGAGCAAGGATCTGGAAGACTCCATGTTCACTCGATTGTTCTTCATGCAGGGAGCTGGATTAACCCACTTTAAACTGGCCCACAAGGAACCTGCTGAAGGAATATCTGAAGTTATGGTGTGGAATGTGAGTTAA
- a CDS encoding helix-turn-helix transcriptional regulator, which produces MKTKIKEYRARHNLTQAQLADKVGVRRETIVFLEKGKYNPSLKLAHDIAVVLKAKIDDIFIFDDELRENEENPS; this is translated from the coding sequence ATGAAAACCAAAATAAAAGAATATAGAGCTCGCCATAACCTTACTCAAGCCCAACTGGCAGATAAAGTAGGTGTTAGAAGAGAAACTATCGTCTTTCTTGAAAAAGGCAAATACAATCCATCTCTAAAATTAGCTCATGATATAGCTGTGGTTTTAAAGGCTAAAATTGACGATATTTTCATATTTGATGATGAACTCCGTGAAAATGAAGAAAATCCATCTTAA